NNNNNNNNNNNNNNNNNNNNNNNNNNNNNNNNNNNNNNNNNNNNNNNNNNNNNNNNNNNNNNNNNNNNNNNNNNNNNNNNNNNNNNNNNNNNNNaaaaaacaaaaaccccagccacagaaatgctgacgcgtggatgcctattggtcccggttggtgccaccaaccgggaccaaagggtctcctgcctggactccgcgcacaggccacgtggaggcccatcagtcccggttctggattgaaccgggactaaagagacagggcattagtactgaccctttagtcccggttcaggaaccgggacaaaaggcccttacgaaccgggacaacaggctctttttctaccagtggtgaAAGACGGTGAAGGGAGCAGAAATAAAGATCAAGGGATTATGTGAACTACCAACTTTCTTCAGGGTAATAAAAtggatttatttttcttttttcaacCAAGTAGTTCATTATTTGTAACTTACCTACTATTTTCTTTTTAATCAACATTTTTTTTCGAATCAACGCTTTTGGTCTATATTGAACAGCAGCAAGGGAACCTACAAGATTTTTTCTTTTGTTCCCCTgagaagctacaactaatttttcagGGGTTTTCAGTATACCAAATGTGCCTCAATTCAAACGCATTCTTAAGTCTCTTTCCCAAGCATCAACTATATCCCATTTTCCTGTAGTAGGGATTTATTTTTCCCAACGCACTTGCCTACTAGGTTTATTTCACCCCTGAGCAACTACTACCGTTTTGGTTTCAAGGTTCTGAGCAACTACTTTTTTGTGCAGAGGCCAGGTGCAAGGCAGTAAACAACCTAAAACAACATCAAAAAGAGATCGGCAGCTTTAGCAACATAATCAGGTTCATTAGGGGGCAAGAAGGGCGGAAAGATCCAAGGTGTCTAAGCATGTAGCATACACATGGGTACATTGAGAGTTCCAACTAGAACATAGGGTTTGTGAATATGTTGACAGGAACAACCAGAACCTGGGTGCCTGAAAAGGGAAACCATTCGATCTTTATCCAACGGCCATGAACAGATCGCGGTACTCAGGTACAAGTCAGACAGTGTTGCCAACACATTCAGCACTGTCCTGAGGTACCAGGCCCAGGATATATATCGTTGCCCCCGCTCAGCCTAGGCTATTTACCCCCACTGCTTAATTTTTCTGTCATATAAAGCCTATCTGCACATGTGTGAGTTGCTGCCCATGTAGAGAGAATACGAGCAGGCAGATGCATACGGGCAGTTGCTTGCCAAATCGCCGTTCCTAAGGAGAAAAGAAATACGTGCGCTACTCATCAATCTTTCAATCAAGGTAAGCCCTAGGTTCAGTTCTCATTTTTAtcttctaattttcatattttcagTCTATTCTGATTCCGTGTTTAAAAGGTACAAATTGGTAATTAGGTTGATTTAATCTTGCTTTATGTAATAATTTCATATGAATAAGTTTGAGCATATGGGAGTAGAATAAATCTCTGCACTGTGTAATATTCTACCTTCATATACTTCAATTTATTTAGAAAGCTAATGgaccttttttttttgcaaaatccgCAACTGGTAGTATACTTGAAATAGTCGATCTATCTGAGCAAGCTTACTCGGGATCCATCTAAAAGAAGGATACTTGCATATTTTAATATCAATCATCTAAATGGAAGGTAATGTGCTCAAGCTTATATTTTTATCAGTCAACGTTTACACTCTCTCTTTACATTTAAACGCTTTTATTTTTCCTGCAGCTTGAAGGCTAGAATTCACGGACGTGCCAGCAAAAAGGAACGACATATTCATATTTCTCAAGTTATTGTGCCTAAAGTGGTTAGTTTACTTTTATTTTGgcaatgattttttttcttttctttcacacTATATGTATGCTTTGTGTGGTCAGTTTCTTGAATGATCTAGCTATTAGTTcccctgcaaaaaaaaaaaaaaaaagatctaGCTATTAGTTCGTATACACGTTTCTGAAGAAGAAAAATTCTATACCTCTTTGCCCCCTCTCGTGTTTCATCCTGGCTCCGCCCCCTGGATGCATGCACTATATTTGGGATATTGTGATGAGGTACGCTAGCTTACTCCTGGAGGCCGTAGTGCAGAAGCAAGCACAAGTCACTCACTTCACTCACTGCTGGACCAGGTAACCCAATTGCTTGGCTGGAATGTCATACGCCGAGCACTCCCTGTACGTACCTCAAGCTCAAGGCCAACACCAACTGGTTCCGAAGGCCAGAGAGAAAGACACCGACAGGAAAATGTAATAGGGAGCCTGAGTTGGCCGAAACATGACTCCTGATCTAGCTGTGATACTGGCTGTGATGCGCTTCTTCTTATGGTACACAGTTAAATGTCACCCGATCTAGCTGCTCCTTGCTGGGTATCAGAGTCGCAAATTTTATCAGTGGACACAATTGTTGTCTATATATTTATTAACACGAGTTTGAAGAGGACATGTATATATTTATCATCCACTCAATGCATCTGTTTGGCAGGCTCAGAATGGAGGTACATACACATAGGGGAACTGGCGCCATCCATACATCTTACTTAATGTATTTGAACTGACATTTTGCTACCCATGTTGATGCTCTGTTGGAAGCCAAACTAATGGACATTTGTACCCTGCTGTACACAGGACCTTACCATCGATCCAAACTGATGGGACAATCATACCTATTACCTAGCGAACAGATTCATTCCTGGAGTTGCCTGTTTCGCTTTGGATTTATTTATGCCAGTGTAGTCCCTACAATAATGTAGTAAAAACTATCGTTTCATGCAAAGATAAATTCAGAATTTGTGTTTACATGTATTTTCATTGGATACCCGAAAGACGTTGTTTTCTTTGAATCTGATAATATACTGTAATGTTTCTTTCCAATGAAGCACGATGTAGTTTTCTCTTTGATGTCGCCGTAGACAATTTTACAGGACCTCGGTCATTAAGCAGGTACTTTGATCCAACTGTAATTTTTGACAGTTTTCAGGATTCTCCACCAAACCAGTTTGATGTCAATCCAGGAAGCATTATAAGAAAATCTTCTATACTTACAAATACACCACCACATCACTTGTAACTTAAGCAAGAGGGGTTTCTTGTTGGCAATCCAAAATCTAGCGCTTGATTCAAACGAATTGTCAATAGAAACACAAAATATCTAGCAATGTCTAACCAAAGCTCATTAGACACAgccaaagaaaagataaggaagattCATGATCAGAGCAAAACAGACAATCTTCAGACCTTGCAAGGTTTCTTTTCTATAACTTGTCTTTGGTCATAAGCTGGTTATTATCCAGCGGCCACATGAAGATGTGTATCCTAGGGGGAACACATAATTTCCAGACAGAATGAACATAAACAGTCTGAACTCCTCTAAAATTTGTAAACCGACAATGCTCTTTTTAGTCTGGCCAATACATGAGCTTCCACATCTCCAGATCCTTCCTCTGTTGTATTCTCTGATGTACTGAGGAACCCTCGCAAGGTCTACCTGCTCCCCCACAAGGCCTGGTTTCGATGTAGCATTGTCCTTGGCTCCACATCCTGGAGACAATGGGATTGACCGGAGGTTAGTTGAGATAGCCTGATGGAGCAATTATTTTGCCATCTTGTCGGAGTATCTAGCAAGGATGTTACCATCTTGAACCGCGAAGAAGCTTCGAAAATGCTTGTAACCATTGGGCACGACGTCTAGTTCGTCCAGGCTGAAGTTGTACCTCTTCTCCAGGGTCAAGTACAACACCTACCAGATGAAAAGGAGAATCTGAGTCTTCCTCTCAACCATCTTAACTAGCTAGATTTCTATGATTAGATAATGGTTGTCAGTGAATATACAATGATACCTTCTTGGCACCACGTGACATAAGCTGCCTCACTGCGTCGAAGAACATATCGGTCAGATTGTCACTGTAAATAACATCTGCAGCGAATAGCAGGGTGGCTTGCTCAGCCTCCTCGATTTCACTTGAAGACCATGAGTATATCGAACTGCATTGGAGGAGATGTAACTTAAGCTCGGTGACGAGGAACATTTACCAAAACTCAAAATATTCAATAGTCCATCAAATGTCTGTGCACAGAGATTATGCATTAAGACAATGCATGTCCACACACGTATGTATTCCTTTTTGTTTATTAGTAACTGGAAGTGATAAAGCAACTTATTGATTTTATTCTTGAATATGCTGCCTAGAGATCAGTGTATTGTGGTGCATAGTAAGCAATAGAACAATCATGACTGCAATCGGTGTAGAAAAAAACCTTGGATCAGATGCATCATGTGTACCCACTGGCGGAGGCCATGACATTTTCCAGTCCAGTTCCCATACATGGACTTTAGCTTCATCAAACTTTAGCATGCTAGAGTTGAGACGGACATTAGCCAAGCAATTATCGAGGATATGATTGCCTCTATCTGTTCATTCCCATTGGTAAATAAAATATGTAAGGATTGAAGATAGCAACATGGCACAAGAAACTTTGATTGTTCCATGGATTACTCTTTCGGGGTGCATGTAAAGTATCATGTCAAATTTTCAAAATCGAAACATTCAGACTTTCAGATATTGTACAAGCTTCCTAAATTATTAGGTGTTATGACTGAAATGGACGATTTGACAGATATCCTAATATATATGACATTACAATTTACAAATATGACCATACAAATGAAATGTTCAGACAGTAAAGAGCAATACAGAAAAATTAAGTAATGCGTACTGGAATTCAGATAACACTGTCAAATTCGGTATTGGTGGTGCTACATGGTATTGGAACAGAATGATCAAACCATACCTGTTGGACTGACTGCGGAACATGTAATTCTACTGCCAAATTGTACTTAGGAGGAGGATTAAGTACCTGTAATGAAAATCCTTCTAGCAACTCGAGCTTGTGCCAACCCTACCAACCCTGGCAAACATTTTGCGATTACATGCATATCGTTAGTGTTCAGGAACAATCCGTACTGCCCATACAGTAACCTCGTACAGAATGCTAACATAACGTAAGCGGCAGATGAAGCAAAGGCGGTAGGACTCTGTATCAAGAAATTTCATATCGGGCCATCACCTGTGCCAGCACCGATTTCCCTGGTAATAACACCGTCGAATTCAGACGACGTGAAGCTCTTGTGCAACACAAAGTCAGTTAACAGCATGGCGGCCTTCCAAACCTGCAAAGCAACAACAAACAGCAGAAAACAATGGTTCACAGGCGATACAAAGACGAGAAGACGCTAGGAAAACCGGCATGGAAAGCTCTCTAACCTGAAGCCCGACGCTCCGAAGCGAAGAGGTGACGCCGTGCTGCACGGCGAGCACATGATCTTCGCTTCTCCTCCCTGCATTCCAAGGAGGACAAAATAATTGGCGACTCACCGGCAATGACAGCTACGGTAACAAACGACTTACTCTCCCTGTTCCTTCTTCTCCGGTGGAGAACgagatccccgtcgtcgtccacagCGACAGCGTCAGGTGAGCCACCTTCTCAACGAAGCCGAGAAACAAGTCAGCACAGCGAGCAATTCACCATCCATCAGCTACGGCaagagcaatgcaatgcaaaactCACTCGCTGGCTCATAGGAACTGCTTGTTGATGCGACGAGCTCGCGCCCATCGCTACCCTCGCCGTCGTCGCCTCCGGGTATCTCTAGAAAACATCAGGTGACACGTCAGCACGAGCCAAGCCGACAACCTCGTCTGGAGATGAACCAAGAAGCGGCGCAGTAAAGGTATATGATGAAATGCGcctgagaacagaggagggggcgaGTGAGTTCGGGCTGCTGTGCTCTTTACCTAGCGGGCGGGAGGAGAAGGTGAAGCGGGAGAGGTAGAggcccgggaagcggggcgggcagcCCAGGTGCACCTCGCTCATCAcctgctcctcctccgcctccgcctccaagCCTCCTCCGGCTTCCATGGCCGCAGAGAAGACGCCCCTGGTTTCCTCTGGGCTCTCGAGATGAGAGACTGGAGGCGGAGTGGAATAGCTTTGTGGTGTCATATTGGGCCGCGCAGTGTATGGGCTGACCTTCCGTCCCGGGCTTCGGCTTGCGCCTTGCATCTTTTTGTTGCAACCGTGCCCTGCTCAGCAAAGTTGTGGTTGGGCTATCCCACGGCATGTGGATTTTGAGCAATAAAACTTGGTttaacccctcaaaaaaaaaagtggTGGTTGAGCTTATGGGACACCGTAGCTCCGGGGAAGGTAAAAACACACATGTGGCGGCTTATTCGGAATGGGCTTGCCGTGGGCACCGAACTTCAGAGGAGGAAGATCAAGGAGGGAGTTTTCTGTGTGGCGTGCGGGAGGGAAGAGACGAACTATCACAGATTTTGGGGTTGTTTCATGCAACTAATATGTAAGATTTGGTTGCATGAACCACCGGACTGCATTCTGCAGGTTGTGTCAGACGAGATCCCTAGTTGGGAGACTTAAATGAAGTTTTAGTAGTGAGTTTCAAAAAAAAAGTGGTGGTTGGACGCATCAAGTGGCGTGCGCTGGGCTTACCCCCTTGAACTATATGACCCCACAAAGATGCCCAATCTTGCTAAGTCAATTACATTGGTGGTGCTACAACTTGGCGAAAATCTTTCACTTTGATGCTAGAAGTATGGTGTGCATCAAAGTGGTGCAAAATTTTGGCATTGACATGCAAATACAGTGCTTATCTCATTTTATGCGGAGTCAGTGCTGACTAGGAGCATGGGGCCCGCTATCAGCCACTGGACCAGAGAGAAAGGGTGAGGTGCATCAAGTGGCACGCTCCCAGCACACCCAAAATGCCCGCTTGGTTTGCCCCTGGTACCACTTAATTAGTTGCTCCCGCCTCCGGCTCCCATCGCCCCGTCTCTCAAGGGAAGATATTATGCGGAGACTGGCAGCGAAGAGGAGCTGGGTTTTGTATGGGCTGCTCTTCCTTCATGGGTATGCTTGGGCTCTTTTTGTCGCTCACTAACGTGGTTAATGGGCCAGCCAAATATACATTACGCAACAAGAATGAGTGCTAGTGCAGAGGGCTGGGTTTCATATAAGTCGCTTTTATTCTaatctaaaaaatgttcacaaataaaAAATTATTCGtggatttaagaaaatgttcatgaactAAGAAAATGCTAACTAATTTGGAAATTTTTGTAAATTTTAAAAAATTATGAATTTTAAATATATTCATGAACTCAAAAAGAATTTACAAATTAAAATTGTGAATTTTGAATGTGTTCTTGTATTCAAAAACATGTCCAGAAGTTTTAAAAGTAGTCACATATTAAAAAAGGACAAAAAGGGGAAcatgaaagaaaaacagaaaaacagaaaagaaaagtaaaaaaaaacaattAAGACAATAGAAATAAAAATCTTGTGGAACCTTCTGAAAATTGTGCTTCTTGAAACCGACGCTCAACAGTTTGTTGTCCACAAGCATACTTTGCCTAATGGACCAGCCCAAAGCCAATCGCTAGTGAGCGATCCGCATGCAGTGCTCACATATAGTTTGTGACGCCCATACAGGGCCAGTTTCTTTTGGGTGATTCTACCAGAATCGCCACTTCATACTGTTTTTACAATCCTAACTAATTAGATCATAATTAGATAGAATTATAAAAAAATTAATAGAATGGCAATTATGAAAGAAGCTGGAAAGGAGGGTGATTCTGAGAGAATCGCCCAAAAAAACTGGCCCATATTGTCGGTTGTAAGGGCTATGCTCTTGTCGCTCGCAGGTACCTACGTTCAGACGTCCCTCTCGCTCAATGGTAAGCATGGGGTGGACCAGTCCATTATCTCTGACTGTTAGCTTCTCTAGCATATGGCGTAGCGTACGCATGGTTTTGCTTTTTTTTGGTTTCCAAACCAGTTTTTGTTTATACTTTAgcttgtgaatagattattacttgatcatgagaagttttatgatgaaTAATTATTGTTATAATAATGATCATAAGCATGATGCTTTCATGTCCATATtttcttttatcgacacctctctctctagagttgtgtgaaggaaatatgccctagaggcaataataaagttgttatttatattttcttatatcatgataaatgcttattattcatgctagaattgtattaaccagaaacttagtacatgtgtgaatacatagacaaacaaagtgtcactagtatgctctacttgactagctcgttaatcaaagatggttaagtttcctagccatggacaagagttgtcatttgatgaacgggatcacatcattagagaataatgtgattgacttgacccatccgttagcttagcactatgattgtttagtttattgatattgctttctccataacttatacatgttcctatgactatgagattatgcaactcccgaataccggaggaacacttagtgtgctatcaaacgtgacaacgtaactgggtgattataaagatgctctacaggtgtctccgatggtgtttgttgagttggcatacatcgagattaggatttgtcactccgattgtcggacatGTATCTCTGGGtcctgtcggtaatgcacatcactataagccttgcaagcaatgtgactaatgagttagttacaggatgttgcattacggaacgagtaaagagactttccggtaatgagattgaactaggtattgagataccggcgatcaaatctcgggcaagtaacataccgatgacaaagggaacaacgtatgttgttatgcggtttgaccgataaagatcttcatagaatatgtaggaaccaatatgagcatccaggttccactattggttattgaccggaagtgagtcttggtcatgtctacatagttctcgaacccataggatccgcacgcttaacgctcgatgacgatcggtattatgagtttatgtgttttgatgtaccaaaggtagttcggagtcccggatgtgatcatggacgtgacaaggagtctcggaatggttgagacataaagatcgatatattggaaggctatgtttggacatcagaatggttccgggtgagttcgggcatttaccggagtatcggggggttaccggaaccccctggggagcatatgggccttaatgggccttagtgggagaaaagAGAAGGCAGcctgggagggggcgcccccccagcccaatccgaattgggtggggggccggccccctttcctttctccttctccctcttccttctattcctagttggactaggaaagggggagtgagggagtcctggattagggggtgttcgggtagccggactataccttcagccgaactccaggactatgaagatacaagattgaagactctgtcccgtgtccggatgggactttccttggcgtggaaggcaagcttggcgatgtggatattcaagatctcctaccattgtaaccgactttgtgtaaccctaaccctctccggtgtctatataaaccggagggttttagtccataggacaacttcatcatacaacaatcataccataggctagcttctagggtttagcctccttgatctcgtggtagatctactcttgtaatacccatatcatcaatattaatcaagcaggacgtagggttttacctccatcaagagggcccgaacctgggtaaaacattgtgtcccttgtctcccgttaccatccggcctagacgcacagttcgggaccccctacccgagatccgccggttttgacaccgacatcggtgctttcattgagagttcctctgtgtcgtcgctttcaggcccgatggcttcttcgatcatcaaccacgatgcagtccagggtgagacttttctccccggacagatcttcgtcttcggcggcttcgcactgcgggccaactcgcttggtcaccttgagcagatcgaaagttacgcccctggccatcaggtcaggtttggaagcctaaactacacggctgacatccgcggggacttgatcttcgacggcttcgagccacagccaagtgtgccgcactgtcttgatgggcatgatatagctctgctgccgaacaacgccttggaggccgcacacgcatcggttccgaccattgattcagagcccactgcgccaatcgaggatcagcggttggacgccgcctcaggggctgcgatctcagaggcgatcgagccgaactccagccccacactccgcatggcccgtgactccaaggagccagattcctctccgaactccgagccccccgcgcccccgccgatcgaatccgattgggtgccgataatggagttcaccgccgcggacatctttcagcactcgcccttcggcgacatcctgaattctctaaagtctctctctttatcaggagagccctgtccggactacggtcagcaaggttgggatacggacaatgaagaaattcaaaacccacccaccacccacttcgtagccactgtcgacgacttaaccgacatgcttgacttcgactccgaagacatcgacggcatggacgacgatgcaggagacgaacaggaaccagcacctgtagggc
This portion of the Triticum dicoccoides isolate Atlit2015 ecotype Zavitan chromosome 7A, WEW_v2.0, whole genome shotgun sequence genome encodes:
- the LOC119331196 gene encoding methyltransferase-like protein 22, whose translation is MEAGGGLEAEAEEEQVMSEVHLGCPPRFPGLYLSRFTFSSRPLEIPGGDDGEGSDGRELVASTSSSYEPASGSPDAVAVDDDGDLVLHRRRRNRERRRSEDHVLAVQHGVTSSLRSVGLQVWKAAMLLTDFVLHKSFTSSEFDGVITREIGAGTGLVGLAQARVARRIFITDRGNHILDNCLANVRLNSSMLKFDEAKVHVWELDWKMSWPPPVGTHDASDPSSIYSWSSSEIEEAEQATLLFAADVIYSDNLTDMFFDAVRQLMSRGAKKVLYLTLEKRYNFSLDELDVVPNGYKHFRSFFAVQDGCGAKDNATSKPGLVGEQVDLARVPQYIREYNRGRIWRCGSSCIGQTKKSIVGLQILEEFRLFMFILSGNYVFPLGYTSSCGRWIITSL